In Salinisphaera sp. LB1, one genomic interval encodes:
- a CDS encoding Gfo/Idh/MocA family protein encodes MSRELYFGVIGAGFMGKAHALALHSVAAVFGLETRPVVDMIATSSDDSAARAAKRLGFARHTGDWRELVRDPAIDVVTVCAPLPHREMVLEAIAHGKHVLCEKPLATNTGEAAAMQVAAEQAGVVCMVGFNYPKTPASQFARQLIDEGALGEIVSFRCAHVEDFLADPDLPMDWRMRRAEAGEAGALGDLGSHCIGMAHWLLGPIREVMAETRIVHAHRPAPDSGERVAVENDDQAELLVRFKSDVSGSLYVSRVGTGHKMGLSYEVTGTEGTIVFDQERLSEIQFYSRRDDARTQGFRRIPMGPSHPDYGDFCPAPGHGTGYNDTVTVEVRDLIAAITGEQPKLWPTFADAVYVHRVVDAALASVRDGRWTVVG; translated from the coding sequence ATGTCGCGTGAACTTTACTTCGGCGTGATCGGCGCCGGTTTCATGGGCAAGGCGCATGCGTTGGCCCTGCATTCGGTGGCTGCCGTGTTTGGGCTCGAAACACGCCCGGTGGTCGACATGATCGCAACCAGTTCGGACGATTCGGCGGCGCGCGCCGCGAAACGCCTGGGCTTTGCCCGGCATACCGGTGACTGGCGCGAACTGGTGCGCGATCCGGCGATCGACGTAGTCACGGTTTGTGCGCCGCTGCCGCATCGCGAGATGGTTCTGGAAGCGATCGCCCATGGCAAGCACGTGCTCTGCGAAAAGCCGCTGGCCACGAATACCGGGGAAGCTGCGGCCATGCAGGTCGCCGCCGAGCAGGCGGGCGTGGTGTGCATGGTGGGGTTCAATTATCCCAAGACCCCGGCCTCGCAGTTCGCCCGCCAGTTGATCGACGAAGGCGCGCTCGGTGAGATCGTGTCCTTTCGCTGTGCGCACGTCGAGGATTTCCTGGCCGATCCGGATTTGCCGATGGATTGGCGCATGCGGCGAGCCGAAGCCGGCGAGGCAGGCGCGCTGGGCGATCTGGGCTCACATTGCATCGGAATGGCGCATTGGCTGCTCGGGCCGATTCGCGAGGTCATGGCCGAGACGCGCATCGTGCATGCTCATCGCCCGGCCCCGGACTCCGGCGAGCGCGTCGCGGTGGAAAACGACGATCAGGCCGAGCTGCTGGTGCGGTTCAAAAGCGATGTCTCCGGCTCGCTCTATGTCTCACGCGTCGGCACGGGTCACAAGATGGGGCTGTCCTACGAGGTCACCGGCACCGAAGGCACCATCGTGTTCGATCAGGAACGGCTGAGCGAGATCCAGTTCTATTCGCGCCGCGACGACGCCCGCACCCAGGGTTTCCGGCGCATCCCGATGGGGCCGAGCCATCCCGACTACGGCGATTTCTGCCCGGCGCCGGGCCACGGGACCGGCTATAACGACACGGTGACGGTGGAGGTACGCGACCTGATCGCGGCCATCACGGGCGAACAGCCCAAGCTTTGGCCGACCTTCGCCGACGCCGTGTACGTGCATCGCGTGGTCGATGCGGCGCTGGCTTCGGTTCGGGACGGCCGGTGGACCGTGGTCGGTTGA
- a CDS encoding Gfo/Idh/MocA family protein: MKVFEQPIRIGMVGGGPGAGIATAHRAGLRMDGRYDLVAGVFSRDLDKSRQAARELGVDESRVYASYDAMAVAEAAREDGIEAVAVVTPNASHHPVSKVFLEHGIHVICDKPLTDDFDKALELHRLAESRGLVFTLTHNYASHAMVREAARRVRRGDLGTLRMVQGEFASGWAAGEVEREVDNKQAAWRTDPGQAGEASVVYDLGTHIHHLVRYVSGLELESLAADLSTVVPNRRVYDNANVMLRFAGGARGALWITMAATGAEHGLRLRVVGSRASLEWRHEDPHHLQLLYPDGRREVLAQGGATLSADADELTRIGLGHPEGFLESFANIYSEAAEAIAATRTGSRPARDELAYPSTADGVLGLQFVDAVRSSAAADGRWTAVGRVEL; the protein is encoded by the coding sequence ATGAAAGTATTCGAACAGCCGATCCGCATCGGCATGGTCGGCGGCGGCCCGGGCGCGGGTATTGCGACCGCTCACCGTGCCGGCCTGCGCATGGATGGTCGCTACGATCTGGTCGCCGGCGTGTTTTCGCGCGATCTGGACAAATCGCGCCAGGCAGCGCGTGAACTCGGCGTCGACGAATCGCGAGTCTATGCCAGCTATGACGCAATGGCCGTCGCCGAAGCCGCCCGCGAGGATGGCATCGAGGCAGTGGCCGTCGTGACGCCCAATGCCAGTCACCATCCCGTGTCGAAGGTGTTTCTCGAACACGGCATTCATGTCATTTGCGACAAGCCGCTGACCGACGACTTCGACAAGGCGCTGGAACTGCACCGGCTGGCCGAGTCGCGGGGGTTGGTGTTCACGCTCACCCACAACTACGCCAGCCATGCCATGGTGCGCGAAGCCGCCCGGCGCGTGCGCCGCGGCGATCTCGGCACGCTGCGGATGGTTCAGGGCGAGTTCGCGTCGGGCTGGGCAGCCGGCGAGGTCGAGCGAGAGGTCGACAACAAGCAGGCCGCCTGGCGTACCGATCCCGGCCAGGCCGGTGAGGCCAGCGTTGTCTACGATCTGGGCACGCATATCCATCATCTCGTCCGGTATGTGTCGGGCCTCGAGCTCGAATCGCTGGCCGCCGATCTGTCGACCGTGGTGCCGAATCGCCGGGTCTACGACAACGCCAACGTCATGCTGCGTTTCGCGGGCGGCGCACGCGGCGCACTGTGGATCACCATGGCCGCTACCGGCGCCGAGCACGGGCTGCGCCTGCGCGTGGTCGGTTCCAGGGCCTCGCTCGAATGGCGTCACGAAGACCCGCACCATCTGCAGCTGTTGTATCCCGATGGCCGGCGTGAAGTGCTTGCCCAGGGTGGGGCGACGCTTTCGGCGGATGCCGATGAACTGACGCGAATCGGCCTCGGTCATCCGGAAGGCTTCCTCGAATCCTTCGCCAACATCTATTCCGAGGCCGCCGAGGCGATCGCGGCGACGCGCACAGGCAGCCGCCCGGCGCGCGATGAATTGGCCTATCCGAGCACGGCCGACGGTGTGCTGGGGCTGCAGTTCGTGGACGCGGTGCGCTCGTCGGCGGCCGCGGATGGCCGCTGGACGGCCGTCGGCCGGGTGGAACTATAA
- a CDS encoding Gfo/Idh/MocA family protein yields MAEQLNIGIIGTGFMGRAHAEAFWRCAALYTDLAMRPHLYAVADISRELAEAAKTRFNFDKAYDDWRAMIADPNVHVVDITSPNQFHHEMALAAIAAGKHVYCEKPMAMSTAEANEMRDAAEKAGVKTMVSFNNIKTPAAMLAKQIIDRGEIGRLTRFRGTFDQGFFNDPELPWSWRCSRAAAGTGSLGDLGAHVIGVAQYLLGDFDRVCGQSQIIFDKRPVADAGAGYSTKAGADAEWREVENDDQTQCLVKFKCGAAGVVESSRIAAGKIMGVEWEISGTEGTIIMNGERFNELQVFRMGDDKRDRGFKTLLAGSQVPQYAGFFPFDFGGGSLGFYDAKVIDICDLVTGVASPDDCYPNFDFGARNQRILEAIGESCQSESWVTV; encoded by the coding sequence ATGGCAGAACAACTGAATATCGGCATCATTGGCACCGGCTTCATGGGCCGCGCCCACGCCGAGGCGTTCTGGCGCTGTGCCGCGCTTTACACCGATCTGGCAATGCGTCCGCATCTGTATGCGGTGGCCGACATCAGCCGCGAGCTGGCCGAGGCGGCGAAGACGCGTTTCAACTTCGACAAGGCCTATGACGACTGGCGGGCGATGATCGCCGACCCGAATGTGCATGTGGTGGATATCACCTCGCCGAACCAGTTCCATCACGAAATGGCGCTGGCGGCGATCGCGGCCGGCAAGCATGTCTACTGCGAAAAGCCGATGGCGATGTCCACGGCCGAGGCCAACGAGATGCGCGATGCGGCTGAAAAAGCCGGCGTAAAGACCATGGTCTCGTTCAACAACATCAAGACACCCGCGGCGATGCTCGCCAAGCAGATCATTGATCGCGGCGAGATCGGCCGGCTGACCCGTTTCCGCGGCACCTTCGACCAGGGTTTCTTCAACGATCCGGAATTGCCGTGGTCCTGGCGCTGCTCGCGTGCGGCCGCTGGCACCGGTTCGCTCGGTGATCTCGGCGCGCATGTGATCGGCGTGGCCCAGTATCTGCTCGGCGATTTCGACCGCGTCTGCGGCCAGTCCCAGATTATTTTCGATAAGCGCCCGGTGGCCGATGCCGGTGCCGGCTATTCGACCAAGGCCGGCGCCGATGCCGAATGGCGGGAAGTCGAAAACGACGACCAGACCCAGTGCCTGGTGAAGTTCAAGTGCGGTGCCGCCGGGGTGGTCGAGTCCTCACGCATCGCGGCCGGCAAGATCATGGGCGTGGAATGGGAGATCTCCGGCACCGAAGGTACGATCATCATGAACGGCGAGCGGTTCAACGAGCTGCAGGTCTTCCGCATGGGCGACGACAAGCGCGACCGCGGCTTCAAGACCCTGCTCGCCGGCTCCCAGGTGCCCCAGTATGCCGGCTTCTTCCCCTTCGATTTCGGCGGCGGTTCGCTGGGTTTTTACGACGCCAAGGTGATCGACATCTGCGATCTGGTCACCGGCGTCGCCAGCCCGGACGACTGCTATCCGAACTTCGACTTCGGCGCCCGCAACCAGCGGATTCTCGAAGCCATCGGCGAGTCCTGCCAGTCGGAATCCTGGGTGACCGTTTGA
- the iolE gene encoding myo-inosose-2 dehydratase codes for MSTTASDVRSSPAREWQASQIATRDLLAPYGLRLGINPLGWTNDVITEFGDDTSAETFIAEAAACGYEGVEMGRKFPTEPAAVGRLLAEGGVDLVSGWYSGRLGEISVAEELKNVARHARVLAENGARVLVYGETGLMPGDDPLNEPLSATPVVPDREWPGYGQRLTEFAEALEDDYGIRLAYHAHLMMVAESEAEIDRLMAETGDSVGLLFDTGHIVAGGGDLGRVLANHGHRINHIHLKDIRRDVFAGIRERDESFNTGVRAGMFTVPGDGTIDYAPVIDFAKSEAYNGWLVVEAEQDPAQAPSVEYADKAMRTVRSFFGG; via the coding sequence ATGAGCACGACGGCATCCGACGTGCGCAGCAGTCCTGCGCGCGAATGGCAGGCATCCCAGATCGCGACCCGCGACCTGCTGGCGCCGTATGGGCTGCGACTCGGCATCAACCCGCTGGGCTGGACCAACGATGTGATCACCGAGTTCGGCGACGATACGTCAGCCGAGACCTTCATCGCCGAGGCCGCGGCCTGCGGCTATGAAGGCGTCGAGATGGGCCGCAAGTTTCCGACCGAACCGGCGGCGGTCGGCCGCCTTCTGGCCGAGGGTGGGGTGGATCTCGTATCCGGCTGGTATTCCGGTCGACTGGGTGAAATCAGTGTGGCCGAAGAACTCAAAAACGTCGCCCGTCACGCGCGCGTGCTCGCCGAGAACGGCGCGCGCGTCCTGGTCTACGGCGAAACTGGTCTGATGCCGGGCGACGACCCGCTCAACGAGCCGTTATCGGCGACGCCCGTGGTACCCGATCGCGAGTGGCCTGGTTACGGCCAACGGTTGACCGAGTTCGCCGAGGCGCTGGAAGACGATTACGGTATCCGGCTCGCCTACCACGCCCATCTGATGATGGTCGCCGAGAGCGAGGCTGAAATCGACCGGCTGATGGCCGAGACCGGCGACTCGGTGGGGTTACTGTTCGACACCGGACACATCGTGGCCGGCGGCGGCGATCTGGGTCGCGTACTGGCTAACCATGGCCATCGCATCAACCACATCCATCTAAAGGACATCCGCCGGGATGTCTTCGCCGGCATCCGCGAGCGCGACGAGTCGTTCAACACCGGGGTGCGCGCCGGCATGTTCACGGTGCCCGGCGATGGCACCATCGACTACGCGCCGGTGATCGATTTCGCCAAAAGCGAAGCCTACAACGGCTGGCTGGTGGTCGAGGCCGAGCAGGACCCGGCCCAGGCGCCGTCGGTCGAATACGCCGACAAAGCGATGCGCACGGTGCGCTCGTTCTTTGGCGGCTAG
- a CDS encoding CoA-acylating methylmalonate-semialdehyde dehydrogenase — protein MREILHFINGEPTAGANAERGAVFNPTTGEQQAEVVLGTPADVDAAVAAAKAALPGWSATTPLRRARILFKYKALLDEHRDDMARLIASEHGKVFSDAQGEVTRGIEVVEFACGMPHLQKGEHSMNVGTGVDSYSLYQPVGVCAGITPFNFPAMVPMWMYPIALAAGNTFVLKPADKDPSAANLMARLLKDAGLPDGVFNVVHGRAEAVNHLITHADVSAVSFVGSTPIAKHIYETASAAEKRVQALGGAKNHLVVMPDADIDGAADALMGAAYGSAGERCMAISVAVPVGKETAEKLRAALVERLENLQVGPSLVDGKDNDMGPLVSAEHRDKVANYVGIGAEEAELVVDGREKDFSTHPDGYFIGGSLIDHTKPGMRVYDEEIFGPVLCISRTGSLDEAIDLINANPFANGTSIFTESGHAGRNFAERIEVGMVGINVPIPVPMAFHSFGGWKRSLFGPLHVHGADGVRFYTRLKTVTARWPKDNVSQGNAFTMPTH, from the coding sequence ATGCGCGAGATTCTGCACTTCATCAACGGCGAGCCCACGGCCGGCGCCAACGCCGAGCGTGGGGCCGTATTCAACCCGACCACCGGCGAGCAACAAGCCGAGGTTGTACTCGGCACCCCCGCCGATGTCGACGCCGCCGTGGCAGCGGCCAAGGCCGCGCTGCCGGGATGGTCGGCGACCACGCCGTTGCGCCGGGCCCGCATCCTGTTCAAGTACAAGGCGCTGCTCGACGAACACCGCGACGACATGGCGCGCCTGATTGCCTCCGAGCACGGCAAGGTGTTCTCGGATGCCCAGGGCGAGGTCACCCGCGGCATCGAAGTGGTCGAATTCGCTTGTGGCATGCCGCATCTGCAGAAAGGCGAGCACTCGATGAACGTCGGCACCGGCGTCGACAGCTATTCCCTGTATCAGCCGGTCGGCGTCTGTGCGGGCATCACGCCGTTCAACTTCCCGGCGATGGTGCCCATGTGGATGTATCCGATCGCGCTGGCGGCCGGCAACACCTTCGTGCTCAAGCCCGCCGACAAGGACCCTTCGGCCGCCAACCTGATGGCCCGCCTGCTCAAGGACGCCGGGTTGCCGGACGGCGTGTTCAACGTCGTGCACGGCCGGGCCGAGGCGGTGAACCATCTGATTACCCACGCCGATGTATCGGCGGTGAGCTTCGTCGGCTCCACGCCGATCGCCAAGCATATCTACGAAACCGCCTCGGCCGCCGAGAAGCGCGTTCAGGCGCTCGGCGGGGCCAAGAACCATCTAGTCGTGATGCCGGATGCCGATATCGACGGCGCCGCCGATGCGCTGATGGGCGCGGCCTATGGCAGTGCCGGCGAGCGCTGCATGGCGATTTCGGTGGCCGTGCCGGTCGGCAAGGAAACCGCCGAGAAACTGCGCGCGGCCCTGGTCGAGCGGCTGGAGAATCTGCAGGTTGGCCCGTCGCTGGTCGACGGCAAGGACAACGACATGGGCCCGCTGGTCTCGGCCGAGCATCGCGACAAGGTCGCGAACTATGTCGGCATCGGCGCCGAGGAGGCCGAACTGGTGGTCGACGGCCGCGAGAAGGATTTCTCCACCCATCCGGACGGCTATTTCATCGGCGGCTCGCTGATCGATCACACCAAGCCCGGCATGCGCGTCTACGACGAAGAGATTTTCGGGCCCGTGCTGTGCATCAGCCGGACCGGATCGCTCGACGAGGCGATCGATCTGATCAACGCCAACCCGTTTGCCAACGGCACCTCGATCTTCACCGAGTCCGGTCACGCCGGGCGTAATTTCGCCGAGCGCATCGAGGTCGGCATGGTCGGCATCAACGTGCCGATTCCGGTACCGATGGCCTTCCATTCCTTCGGCGGCTGGAAGCGGAGCCTGTTCGGCCCGTTGCATGTCCACGGCGCCGACGGCGTGCGCTTCTACACCCGGCTGAAGACCGTGACCGCGCGCTGGCCGAAAGACAACGTCTCGCAGGGCAACGCCTTCACGATGCCGACGCATTAG
- the iolE gene encoding myo-inosose-2 dehydratase, whose protein sequence is MTVRLGVNPLLWTNDDLPLLGDETPLTQCLAEAKRAGYEGVEMGRKFPTTFDELGPLLAHEDLALASGWYSSNLLARDVNDEIEAMQGHLALMKAAGVSAMVFCETARCVHLDRSMPVSRRPRLTESDWQRLAPRLDAIADYLAGEGIRMAYHHHMGTAIQSTDDVARLMDETGDNVGLLFDAGHCAFADGDPLDWLDRWGERVVHAHCKDVRQAVVERSHNRNASFLNAVVDGVFAIPGDGSLDFDAILTRLAATGYDGWLITEAETDPSVSPSWPLAERSYRYLRDTARRAGFALAAAA, encoded by the coding sequence ATGACCGTTCGACTGGGTGTGAACCCGCTGCTCTGGACCAACGACGACCTGCCGCTGCTCGGCGACGAAACGCCGCTCACCCAGTGTCTGGCCGAGGCCAAACGGGCCGGCTACGAGGGTGTGGAGATGGGCCGCAAGTTCCCGACCACGTTCGACGAACTCGGCCCGCTGCTCGCCCACGAAGACCTGGCGCTGGCCTCGGGCTGGTATTCGTCGAACCTGCTGGCCCGCGACGTCAACGACGAAATCGAGGCCATGCAGGGGCATCTTGCCCTGATGAAGGCCGCCGGCGTGAGCGCGATGGTGTTCTGCGAGACCGCGCGCTGTGTGCATCTCGATCGCTCGATGCCGGTTTCGCGTCGGCCGCGACTGACCGAATCCGACTGGCAGCGGCTGGCGCCGCGGCTCGATGCGATCGCCGATTATCTGGCCGGCGAGGGCATTCGCATGGCCTATCACCACCACATGGGCACCGCGATTCAGTCCACCGATGACGTTGCCCGGCTCATGGACGAAACGGGCGACAACGTCGGGCTGCTGTTCGATGCCGGCCACTGTGCGTTCGCCGACGGCGACCCGCTCGACTGGCTCGATCGCTGGGGCGAGCGCGTCGTGCATGCGCACTGCAAGGACGTACGCCAGGCCGTGGTCGAGCGCTCGCATAATCGCAACGCCAGTTTCCTGAATGCCGTGGTCGATGGCGTATTCGCCATCCCCGGCGACGGTAGCCTCGATTTCGACGCAATCCTGACGCGGCTGGCGGCCACCGGTTACGACGGCTGGCTGATCACCGAAGCCGAAACCGACCCGTCGGTATCGCCCTCCTGGCCGCTGGCCGAGCGCAGCTATCGTTATCTACGCGATACGGCGCGCCGCGCTGGCTTCGCGCTGGCCGCGGCGGCCTGA
- the iolD gene encoding 3D-(3,5/4)-trihydroxycyclohexane-1,2-dione acylhydrolase (decyclizing), whose translation MSRPNTIRLTMAQALVRYLAAQRIEIDGWHERLFEGCFAIFGHGNVAGMGEALYAERETFPTWRAHNEQGMTHAAVAFAKQHRRRRMMACTTSIGPGALNMVTAAGLAHANRLPVLLLPGDTFATRRPDPVLQQVEHYGAPSTTVNDAFVPVSRYFDRITRPEQLLTSLPAAIDTLLDPIDCGPATLALPQDVQAEAYDFPAAFFDERVHRIRRPGLDEAELAAAVETLKSAARPLLIAGGGVLYSADACDRLAAFAERHGIPVAETQAGKGSLRADHPNNVGAIGVTGSTAANALAEQADVIVALGTRLQDFTTGSRALYMDHGPALLGINVARFDAAKHGGQSLVGDAAVALAALEAGLADWQSDAAWRRKLADERRDWLAVVERVTADDGGVLPADSQVLGAVNRAAGENGTVVCAAGGLPGELHKLYQTTGPGSYHVEYGFSCMGYEIAGGMGVKMAAPERDVCVMVGDGSYLMLNSELATSVMLGHKLIVVLLDNRGYGCIHRLQGATVGVEFNNLFEGCHTAPDGAPEIDFAAHARALGCEAEWVDGIGGLEAALERARAADKTYLIALKTDADKATAEGGTWWDVPVAEVSSREAVLERRAGYDNNKQRQR comes from the coding sequence ATGAGCCGACCGAACACCATTCGCCTGACCATGGCGCAGGCGCTCGTCCGGTATCTCGCGGCGCAGCGCATCGAGATCGACGGCTGGCACGAGCGCCTGTTCGAAGGCTGCTTCGCCATCTTCGGCCACGGCAATGTGGCCGGCATGGGCGAGGCGCTCTATGCCGAGCGCGAGACATTCCCGACCTGGCGCGCCCATAACGAGCAGGGCATGACGCATGCCGCCGTTGCCTTCGCCAAACAGCATCGGCGCCGGCGCATGATGGCCTGCACCACCTCCATCGGTCCGGGCGCGCTCAATATGGTCACCGCCGCCGGCCTGGCGCACGCCAACCGGCTGCCGGTGCTGTTGCTGCCGGGCGATACGTTTGCCACCCGCAGGCCAGATCCGGTGCTGCAACAGGTCGAGCACTACGGCGCGCCGTCGACCACGGTCAATGATGCGTTTGTGCCGGTCTCGCGCTATTTCGACCGCATCACGCGGCCGGAGCAATTGCTGACCAGCCTGCCGGCAGCGATCGATACGCTGCTCGATCCGATCGATTGCGGCCCGGCCACGCTGGCGCTGCCGCAGGACGTTCAGGCCGAGGCCTACGATTTCCCGGCCGCATTCTTCGACGAGCGCGTGCATCGGATTCGCCGCCCGGGACTCGATGAGGCCGAGCTCGCCGCTGCCGTCGAAACCCTCAAGAGCGCCGCACGGCCGCTGCTCATTGCCGGCGGGGGCGTGCTGTATTCCGCGGATGCCTGCGACCGGCTCGCCGCTTTCGCCGAGCGCCACGGTATCCCGGTGGCCGAAACCCAGGCCGGCAAGGGCAGCCTGCGCGCCGATCACCCGAACAACGTCGGCGCGATCGGCGTGACCGGTTCGACCGCCGCCAACGCGCTGGCCGAACAAGCCGACGTCATCGTCGCGCTCGGCACGCGACTGCAGGATTTCACCACCGGCTCGCGCGCTCTTTACATGGATCACGGCCCCGCGCTGCTCGGTATCAATGTGGCCCGATTCGATGCGGCCAAGCACGGCGGCCAGTCGCTGGTGGGCGACGCCGCCGTCGCGCTCGCGGCACTCGAAGCGGGACTTGCCGATTGGCAATCGGATGCCGCCTGGCGGCGGAAGCTGGCCGACGAGCGTCGCGACTGGCTCGCCGTCGTCGAACGCGTGACCGCGGACGACGGCGGGGTGCTGCCGGCCGACAGCCAGGTGCTGGGGGCGGTCAACCGCGCGGCCGGCGAGAACGGCACGGTCGTCTGTGCCGCCGGCGGGTTGCCGGGCGAGCTGCACAAGCTTTACCAGACCACCGGGCCGGGCAGCTATCACGTCGAATACGGCTTTTCCTGCATGGGCTATGAAATCGCAGGCGGCATGGGCGTGAAGATGGCGGCACCCGAGCGCGACGTCTGCGTAATGGTCGGCGACGGCAGCTATCTGATGCTCAATTCGGAGCTGGCGACATCGGTGATGCTCGGCCACAAGCTGATCGTCGTGCTGCTTGATAATCGCGGTTACGGCTGTATCCATCGGTTGCAGGGCGCGACCGTGGGCGTGGAATTCAACAATCTGTTCGAGGGCTGCCACACCGCGCCCGATGGCGCGCCGGAGATCGATTTCGCCGCCCATGCCAGAGCACTCGGCTGCGAGGCGGAATGGGTCGATGGCATCGGCGGGCTCGAAGCTGCGCTGGAGCGCGCCCGGGCCGCCGACAAGACGTACCTGATCGCACTCAAGACCGATGCGGACAAGGCGACCGCCGAGGGCGGCACCTGGTGGGACGTGCCGGTGGCCGAGGTATCCAGCCGCGAGGCCGTGCTCGAGCGCCGCGCGGGCTACGACAACAACAAGCAGCGTCAGCGCTGA